The proteins below are encoded in one region of Levilactobacillus namurensis:
- a CDS encoding DUF3021 domain-containing protein, which translates to MKKVLKNAVQGMALGVVLGLVISLMFNYVYGTAQYYPSSPQFMAHFTHPLNAVLVSLILWATIGVVFSLGALIFKIKNWSLLKCTIVNFWIYYLGFTPLAMLAGWVPMTLKSLSTFTITFLLIYLLMWLINVVRDRHQIAKINERIKRG; encoded by the coding sequence ATGAAAAAGGTCTTAAAAAATGCTGTTCAGGGGATGGCGTTGGGCGTCGTCTTGGGCCTGGTGATTTCCCTGATGTTTAATTATGTGTATGGGACCGCTCAGTACTACCCGTCATCGCCGCAATTCATGGCACACTTCACCCATCCTTTAAATGCGGTCCTTGTCTCTCTAATCTTATGGGCCACTATTGGGGTGGTGTTTAGCCTAGGGGCGCTTATTTTTAAAATCAAGAACTGGTCGCTTCTCAAATGTACCATCGTTAATTTTTGGATCTACTATCTAGGATTTACGCCGTTAGCCATGTTGGCGGGTTGGGTTCCAATGACCCTCAAGTCTCTCAGCACGTTCACCATCACGTTTCTACTCATCTACTTGCTCATGTGGTTGATAAACGTTGTGAGAGACCGTCACCAGATTGCTAAGATTAATGAGCGCATCAAACGGGGATAA
- a CDS encoding LytTR family DNA-binding domain-containing protein, producing the protein MKINFHIDPKLKAEHADFWLRELTDHLATIITQLNQKNEVLWCYQDNEIRPVAYADIVVLQAVGNRIQVDTTDKTYAYHARLAHVIDQLPAEFIEASRGTVINYQKIDHLELLGNGKIDVLMINQQRVQMSRRKIKNLKEKLGI; encoded by the coding sequence ATGAAAATTAATTTTCACATTGATCCGAAGCTAAAAGCTGAACATGCCGACTTTTGGTTACGAGAACTGACCGATCACTTAGCGACTATCATCACGCAATTGAATCAGAAAAATGAAGTCCTATGGTGCTATCAAGATAACGAAATTAGGCCGGTCGCTTACGCCGATATCGTTGTCTTGCAAGCGGTTGGTAACCGGATTCAGGTCGATACAACGGACAAAACTTACGCTTACCATGCCCGGCTGGCCCACGTTATCGATCAATTGCCGGCCGAGTTCATTGAAGCTTCGCGGGGAACGGTGATCAATTACCAAAAGATTGATCACTTGGAGTTGTTAGGTAACGGGAAAATCGACGTCCTCATGATCAATCAACAACGGGTTCAGATGTCTCGGCGAAAAATCAAAAACTTAAAGGAGAAATTAGGCATATGA
- a CDS encoding zinc-binding dehydrogenase, whose product MDIDQQRLSFAKQLGAQVINVQSEDLHTALIRLFGTGHGLMDDDRVGADAYIDCVGLPEYMTDFINWGKFGAKFVVVALGATPVTYKPQFLAMNELSFLGSAIYTAADIKEAIHNITNLDNHFPEIVSAHYPLEQTQAAFERANTDKEAVKVVIDVND is encoded by the coding sequence GTGGATATCGACCAGCAACGCCTATCTTTCGCTAAGCAGTTAGGCGCCCAAGTGATTAATGTGCAATCCGAGGACCTACATACGGCTTTGATTAGGCTCTTTGGAACCGGTCACGGCCTGATGGACGATGACCGCGTTGGGGCCGATGCCTATATTGATTGTGTAGGGCTCCCCGAGTATATGACCGACTTCATCAACTGGGGTAAGTTTGGCGCTAAATTTGTCGTTGTGGCTTTAGGGGCAACCCCGGTGACCTATAAACCGCAATTCCTAGCCATGAATGAACTTAGTTTTCTGGGCTCCGCTATCTATACCGCCGCGGACATCAAGGAAGCTATTCACAATATTACGAATCTCGATAATCACTTTCCGGAAATTGTTTCGGCTCACTACCCGTTGGAACAGACACAAGCCGCCTTTGAAAGAGCGAATACCGATAAAGAAGCGGTTAAGGTCGTCATTGACGTCAATGACTAA
- a CDS encoding HIT family protein — protein MPKERATPFWQTHRIESALAGTNPMVLTALPGGFVALGDVQFLPGYCVLLPKRQVGSLNELSWSERADFLTSMAYVGDALLAVCHPQRINYDILGNTDEFLHAHIFPRYAWEPPERRKMPVWQYPAENWHDPETAYQPAKHAALRQQLKCYLDQHLA, from the coding sequence ATGCCTAAGGAAAGGGCCACCCCATTTTGGCAAACTCACCGGATTGAAAGCGCCCTAGCCGGAACGAACCCGATGGTGCTGACTGCGTTACCAGGCGGCTTTGTCGCCCTGGGGGATGTGCAATTCTTACCGGGATACTGTGTCCTGTTACCCAAACGGCAAGTCGGCTCTTTAAATGAACTGTCATGGTCTGAACGCGCCGACTTTTTAACCAGCATGGCTTACGTTGGGGATGCCCTGTTGGCAGTCTGTCATCCCCAACGAATTAATTATGATATTTTAGGCAACACGGATGAGTTTTTACATGCGCACATTTTCCCTAGGTACGCTTGGGAACCACCTGAACGACGAAAAATGCCCGTTTGGCAGTATCCCGCAGAAAATTGGCATGATCCCGAAACGGCTTACCAACCAGCAAAACATGCCGCTTTACGCCAACAGCTTAAATGCTATCTAGACCAACATTTAGCCTAA
- a CDS encoding cytidine deaminase, which produces MDIWEQLYTAAQPLYHPEEVNDFLYAHHVVCALHSKSGKIFTGFCIEGLCGTMNLCAERVALLNMYTTSGETEVQRIIAFRDAAPSGLNGMPCGVCRETLMEFSDKNAQTEIMVDYAQRQTVTLGKIFPNWWGSVKTDA; this is translated from the coding sequence ATGGATATCTGGGAACAACTCTATACGGCGGCCCAACCACTCTATCACCCGGAAGAAGTCAACGACTTTCTTTACGCGCATCACGTGGTCTGTGCTTTGCATAGTAAGTCCGGCAAAATCTTTACGGGATTTTGCATTGAGGGCCTCTGTGGCACCATGAACCTGTGTGCCGAACGGGTTGCGCTATTAAACATGTACACGACTAGTGGTGAAACTGAGGTTCAGCGCATCATCGCCTTTCGCGACGCCGCCCCCAGCGGATTGAACGGGATGCCGTGCGGTGTTTGCCGGGAAACCCTCATGGAATTTTCTGACAAAAACGCGCAAACGGAAATCATGGTCGACTACGCACAACGCCAGACCGTGACCTTAGGCAAAATCTTCCCTAATTGGTGGGGGAGCGTGAAGACGGATGCCTAA
- a CDS encoding multidrug effflux MFS transporter, producing the protein MKNVQKQRPSLGLLITLVGFPQISESIFTPILPALSHALRVSAGRSQLTLSVYFVAFALGVLCWGQFADSQGRRPAMLGGLSIYLIGNLGLLISPNFSWLLGCRLIQAFGASAGSVVTQTIMRESFTGITGAKVFANVSAAMALSPALGPLIGGAVQTHFGYHHVFSVLVILAIACLLYAGARLPETRPTTVQVASWRQQAQVLKRLGTDSTVWVYGLLISGINGILFSYYAEAPFIFESHFGFSALAYGRLGLLLAAASLLGAILVNRLVTYWSSMQIALGGLGVSCLASLGLVATAHFALVPGMLSCIFLVFLGLNVTLPTALNRALIGYESVMGSASGWFSLAYYLAISALTYLMSWLHNGQITTLPIYILGVTLVMTSAYLGLYRRTRQ; encoded by the coding sequence ATGAAAAACGTCCAAAAACAACGGCCATCCTTAGGCTTACTCATCACCCTGGTTGGGTTTCCCCAAATCAGTGAATCCATTTTTACCCCCATCTTGCCCGCCCTCAGTCACGCACTACGCGTTAGTGCGGGGCGTAGTCAGCTAACCTTAAGCGTCTACTTTGTGGCGTTCGCGCTGGGCGTGCTTTGCTGGGGACAATTCGCCGACAGTCAAGGGCGCCGCCCCGCCATGCTGGGGGGACTCAGCATTTACTTGATTGGCAACTTAGGCCTCCTAATCAGTCCTAACTTCTCGTGGCTTCTGGGGTGCCGGTTGATTCAAGCCTTCGGGGCGAGCGCTGGCTCCGTGGTCACCCAGACCATCATGCGCGAAAGTTTTACCGGCATAACCGGCGCGAAAGTCTTTGCTAACGTTAGCGCCGCTATGGCACTCTCACCCGCACTAGGGCCACTGATTGGTGGGGCGGTCCAGACCCATTTCGGGTACCACCACGTCTTTTCCGTACTGGTTATCTTGGCGATAGCCTGCCTCCTTTATGCGGGAGCCCGGTTACCGGAAACGCGTCCCACAACGGTCCAGGTTGCCTCGTGGCGTCAACAGGCCCAGGTCCTCAAGCGACTGGGGACCGATTCCACTGTATGGGTCTACGGCTTATTGATCAGTGGCATCAACGGCATTCTATTTAGTTACTACGCGGAAGCCCCGTTCATCTTCGAAAGCCATTTCGGCTTCTCCGCGTTAGCCTATGGTCGCTTAGGCCTATTACTGGCTGCGGCTAGTCTGCTGGGGGCCATCTTGGTTAATCGGTTGGTGACGTATTGGTCGTCCATGCAAATCGCACTGGGCGGGTTAGGGGTTAGTTGCCTCGCGTCACTAGGGTTGGTAGCCACGGCCCATTTCGCCCTGGTACCCGGAATGCTGAGCTGCATCTTCTTGGTCTTCCTGGGACTAAACGTCACGTTACCCACGGCCTTAAACCGGGCCTTGATTGGGTATGAATCGGTCATGGGCAGCGCCAGCGGTTGGTTTAGTCTGGCCTACTATTTAGCTATCAGTGCGTTGACCTACTTGATGAGCTGGTTGCACAACGGCCAGATCACCACGCTCCCCATCTATATCTTAGGAGTCACGTTGGTCATGACCAGCGCCTATCTGGGACTGTATCGGCGAACTCGTCAGTAA
- a CDS encoding MerR family transcriptional regulator has translation MYSIGDVAKMMNISTSALRFYDRQGLLPFVERNQAGRRTFKPNDLNFIEVIDCLKKSGVPVKNIASFIQLCMAGDGTLKERYDYLDHQEAVLTDKIQAMQAQLDFLRYKKWYYKTAVEAGTEAVHFLPQTHAVDPETKAQYQRARQNATDLHQLIDLPDQSTSQNQPD, from the coding sequence ATGTATAGTATCGGAGACGTTGCCAAGATGATGAACATTAGTACTTCAGCACTACGGTTCTACGATCGCCAGGGCCTACTCCCCTTTGTCGAACGGAACCAGGCAGGCCGACGAACCTTTAAGCCCAACGACTTAAACTTTATTGAGGTCATTGATTGTCTGAAGAAAAGCGGGGTTCCGGTTAAAAACATTGCCAGTTTCATCCAGCTTTGTATGGCGGGTGACGGCACGCTAAAGGAACGTTACGACTACCTCGACCACCAGGAGGCCGTGCTGACGGATAAGATTCAAGCCATGCAGGCGCAGCTTGATTTTCTACGGTACAAAAAGTGGTACTACAAGACGGCCGTGGAGGCGGGCACCGAAGCGGTTCACTTTCTGCCACAGACTCATGCGGTCGACCCTGAGACCAAGGCGCAATACCAACGAGCCCGTCAGAATGCTACGGATCTGCACCAACTGATCGATTTACCGGACCAGTCTACCTCCCAAAATCAGCCGGACTAG
- a CDS encoding sugar O-acetyltransferase, whose amino-acid sequence MTTELEKLDRGEWYHFLDAGVAKRKARAAQLCQEFNAIPATEPARQTAKIKEILGSTGQNVSVQATFNCDNGRNIHVGENFLSNYNLTILDIAPVRIGRNVMIGPNVDIYTVNHALSVAGRRQNLAQGHPVTIGNDVWIGGKVTINPGVTIGNNVVVASGAVVTKDIPDNVLVGGVPARIIRPLSPDQEEA is encoded by the coding sequence ATGACAACAGAACTCGAGAAACTAGACCGGGGCGAATGGTATCATTTTCTTGACGCCGGTGTGGCGAAACGTAAGGCGCGTGCAGCCCAACTTTGCCAAGAATTTAATGCGATTCCAGCAACGGAGCCCGCACGTCAGACGGCCAAAATTAAGGAAATCCTGGGGTCAACTGGGCAAAACGTATCGGTCCAAGCGACCTTCAATTGCGATAATGGTCGCAACATCCACGTTGGGGAAAATTTCCTTAGTAATTACAACCTGACCATTCTCGATATTGCGCCAGTGCGAATTGGGCGCAACGTGATGATTGGTCCTAACGTAGATATCTATACGGTCAACCACGCGCTCAGCGTTGCTGGTCGGCGCCAGAATCTGGCCCAAGGCCACCCGGTCACCATTGGCAATGACGTGTGGATCGGCGGTAAAGTCACGATCAATCCTGGAGTGACCATCGGCAATAACGTGGTGGTGGCCTCGGGAGCCGTTGTGACTAAGGACATCCCCGATAACGTTTTAGTTGGGGGCGTGCCCGCAAGAATCATTCGGCCCCTTAGTCCTGATCAGGAGGAAGCCTAA
- a CDS encoding SDR family oxidoreductase: protein MTHQDSKVALITGASSGFGWGTALAMAQAGYRIVVTARREARLQQLVAECQKLGTSAAYYVGDARKTATAQGAVAFTLEQFGRLDILVNNAGIGRVQKLVDTPMTDFDLVMDTNVRSAFAFTKFAVPQMIKQHSGQLILVSSVTGIKGHAEEAAYTCSKFALRGLGQALDHELLPQGIRTCVFCPHAGATEFEVGHGRTSAEVAQSGFLTPEDVGAALVSVCEQPKHSRIVELRLASNNVPY from the coding sequence ATGACTCATCAAGATTCGAAAGTTGCTTTGATTACGGGAGCTAGTTCTGGCTTTGGCTGGGGAACGGCGCTTGCGATGGCCCAAGCCGGATATCGCATCGTGGTGACCGCCCGGCGGGAAGCCCGGCTTCAGCAACTCGTCGCCGAATGTCAAAAGCTAGGGACTTCAGCGGCCTACTATGTGGGGGATGCCCGTAAGACCGCGACGGCGCAGGGGGCCGTCGCCTTTACTTTAGAACAATTTGGTCGTTTAGATATTTTAGTCAACAATGCGGGAATCGGACGGGTCCAAAAACTCGTGGATACGCCCATGACGGATTTTGACCTGGTTATGGATACCAACGTCCGAAGTGCCTTTGCCTTTACTAAGTTTGCGGTACCCCAGATGATCAAGCAACATTCGGGGCAACTGATTCTGGTGTCCTCGGTCACGGGGATCAAGGGCCACGCTGAAGAAGCGGCGTACACCTGCAGCAAGTTTGCCTTACGTGGGTTGGGCCAAGCGCTAGACCACGAACTCCTGCCGCAGGGGATTCGAACCTGTGTCTTCTGCCCCCATGCCGGCGCAACTGAATTCGAGGTGGGCCATGGTCGGACGTCCGCCGAAGTTGCCCAATCGGGGTTCTTAACTCCTGAAGACGTGGGGGCGGCCCTGGTCAGCGTCTGTGAACAACCCAAACACTCTCGCATTGTGGAACTCCGGTTAGCTTCTAATAACGTTCCTTATTAA
- a CDS encoding NUDIX domain-containing protein: protein MGYVTNLRKTVGSQPLVVIGAAAVVLRQNQLLLVDRRDNHLWGLPAGSKELNESLETTAIRELHEETGLIGQRPELLTIVSGPGCQYQYPNGDQIDSSTAVYRLQATGTPGGSNETRTSRFFDLTALPAQMTPITQEILRRLTRNHQLVGDVH, encoded by the coding sequence ATGGGATACGTCACAAACTTACGAAAGACGGTGGGGTCGCAACCGCTGGTGGTCATTGGGGCCGCTGCGGTGGTCTTACGGCAAAATCAATTGCTCCTGGTCGACCGGCGTGACAACCACCTCTGGGGACTACCGGCAGGGTCTAAGGAACTCAATGAATCATTGGAAACCACCGCGATACGCGAACTCCATGAGGAAACGGGACTGATTGGTCAACGACCAGAACTGTTAACGATTGTGAGCGGACCGGGATGCCAGTACCAATACCCGAACGGCGACCAAATCGACTCGTCAACGGCTGTTTATCGCTTGCAGGCGACGGGGACTCCGGGTGGCAGTAACGAGACCCGTACGAGTCGCTTCTTTGACCTCACCGCGTTACCCGCACAAATGACGCCCATTACGCAAGAAATTCTGCGCCGCCTAACACGCAATCATCAGCTAGTAGGGGATGTCCATTAA
- a CDS encoding chromosome partitioning protein ParA, which yields MTQSTTLRPVSFHLRNFNKYLHLDLEASAKGNLTLVGENAAGKTTLANCFFPMLVDGSIATPSFNPAKGTDRLDKTGSARNSSRESRNFDSMLLGWGPSAMLVRTGYTYMVLQSATRQVIMGLGAHRAVGEHRKPTWWFIAINPDLQTPMTLNTTDEQGNSLEKDAFIAANAAWGDQLHVFTQVEGYRSYAAEHVYGFTRLESLNQLATAYRLLASPILTAGNARFTPIQAALKNAQEGIDRHVIENVAATQRQLNQTNALHERIVRGQDRLKRLKAQIFWRNLNRFQEIILKPYSQAVTQLTHLKQQREEIQRQLQAAQQQLHHLEPLMAQADADVSHYVQAKAVQDDLKARRKSLQNEFNLLTERLQHYRRLTDRLAQQQASLQTFKDQQATLTQQQATIRQTQLEPLRAKLAAKTAGMPTLLDVMTATDDQQLSQDLKHYLRDVARLVTQYQDIQENQQHLSEDVQIVGDMQTSLDQRIDHRAQGPLVSRFREGLHADNREVHAAGAAKMNARFDELERQRVALLRDHPDLKAYLADIHLIDALRANSHALADCLDQLATCHRQLEALAIHLKNATDQVHQTKSTLATDFRDFVMATVQADLQHLQQQLTELVLDPQIDQKLATARATFQKYRAEEQHLSQQLATYQANLTTNHQQLTTHTQALDQLTANGQAGLADLRPYASDAEPLADLTAALAFVKSHGSEVRSHSYSDLTNQIGHLIHRNDENGVDRYALDSLFEERGHDAIASAMRQQHAVERGNLGFRVVAFDLNQAQEFLATDEQAVANALAQTVSGNDVAQRAYLGAAIHQIADQYRLIDGYNDILARGVRGDQEIRLKISLAPVNVDQAVIDEACDAHLTERPALTAEVEKRLTKLASDVAIANDDDQFMDEAYQLLDIRQWSEFKIWIHRRQSPVDAFEEVDDKFVQSGGFGAEKAQAMVLPLLLVPKMILQRSRQADVPHLVMFDEFADKLDPETAKSFAQTIDHFGFNFIATMPSGAQNKVLADGVENIAYDVIAPTTQEDGRFHKNIVRPALVWQARTHD from the coding sequence ATGACTCAGTCAACGACCCTAAGACCCGTTAGTTTTCACCTACGTAATTTCAATAAATATTTACACTTGGATCTGGAGGCTTCAGCTAAAGGAAATTTAACTCTGGTGGGGGAAAATGCCGCCGGGAAGACCACCTTAGCCAACTGCTTCTTTCCTATGCTAGTGGATGGTTCCATCGCCACACCTTCGTTCAATCCGGCAAAGGGGACGGACCGTCTCGACAAAACGGGAAGTGCCCGCAATAGCTCCCGGGAGTCGCGGAACTTCGATAGCATGTTACTGGGGTGGGGCCCAAGCGCGATGCTGGTACGTACTGGTTATACCTATATGGTCCTCCAATCCGCAACGCGTCAAGTCATCATGGGATTGGGGGCTCACCGGGCAGTGGGGGAACACCGCAAACCGACTTGGTGGTTTATCGCCATTAACCCCGATCTCCAAACGCCCATGACTTTAAACACCACGGATGAGCAAGGCAACAGCCTGGAAAAAGATGCCTTCATCGCGGCCAACGCTGCCTGGGGCGACCAACTACACGTCTTCACGCAGGTCGAGGGGTACCGTAGCTATGCCGCGGAACACGTTTATGGGTTCACCCGCCTGGAGAGTCTGAATCAGTTAGCAACGGCTTATCGGTTATTAGCTTCCCCCATCTTGACTGCCGGTAACGCCCGCTTTACGCCCATCCAGGCGGCGCTAAAGAACGCCCAGGAGGGGATTGACCGGCACGTGATTGAGAACGTCGCCGCGACCCAACGCCAACTCAACCAAACCAATGCGTTGCACGAACGGATCGTCCGGGGACAAGACCGGTTAAAACGCTTAAAAGCCCAAATTTTCTGGCGAAATCTGAATCGGTTTCAGGAAATCATCTTAAAACCATACAGCCAGGCCGTTACGCAATTGACCCACCTTAAGCAACAGCGCGAAGAGATTCAACGACAGTTGCAAGCTGCCCAACAACAGTTGCACCACCTCGAGCCCTTAATGGCACAAGCAGATGCCGACGTTAGCCACTACGTTCAGGCTAAGGCCGTTCAAGATGATCTCAAGGCACGGCGGAAAAGCCTGCAAAATGAGTTCAACCTGCTTACGGAACGGTTGCAGCACTATCGCCGACTAACGGACCGATTGGCCCAACAGCAGGCGTCCCTCCAGACGTTCAAGGACCAGCAGGCGACGTTGACGCAACAGCAAGCCACGATTAGGCAGACCCAACTAGAGCCTTTACGCGCTAAATTAGCCGCCAAAACGGCGGGGATGCCAACACTATTAGATGTCATGACGGCGACGGATGACCAGCAACTAAGCCAAGACCTCAAACATTACCTCCGGGATGTGGCACGGCTTGTAACACAGTACCAAGACATCCAGGAAAATCAGCAACACCTTAGCGAAGACGTTCAAATCGTGGGGGACATGCAAACGAGTCTTGATCAGCGAATCGATCACCGGGCTCAGGGTCCCCTGGTGAGTCGCTTCCGCGAAGGCCTCCACGCGGACAACCGGGAGGTCCACGCAGCCGGGGCGGCGAAGATGAATGCCCGCTTCGATGAGTTAGAACGGCAACGAGTCGCCTTATTGCGGGACCATCCGGACTTAAAAGCTTATCTGGCGGATATTCACCTAATCGACGCGTTACGGGCGAATTCGCATGCCCTGGCCGATTGCTTAGACCAGTTGGCAACGTGCCACCGCCAACTAGAAGCCCTAGCGATTCATCTAAAGAACGCGACTGATCAGGTTCACCAAACCAAATCGACCTTAGCCACCGATTTCCGTGATTTCGTCATGGCAACGGTTCAAGCCGACCTGCAACACCTTCAACAGCAATTGACTGAATTAGTTTTAGATCCCCAAATTGATCAAAAGTTGGCCACCGCCCGGGCAACCTTCCAGAAGTATCGGGCAGAAGAACAACACTTAAGCCAGCAACTGGCGACTTATCAAGCCAACCTCACGACCAATCACCAACAGTTAACGACCCATACACAAGCCTTGGATCAGTTAACCGCGAATGGTCAGGCCGGTCTAGCCGATTTAAGACCTTACGCGTCAGACGCCGAACCACTGGCCGACCTCACAGCCGCCTTAGCCTTTGTCAAGAGTCATGGGAGTGAGGTGCGCAGTCATAGCTATAGTGATTTGACCAATCAAATTGGTCATTTGATTCATCGCAACGACGAGAACGGGGTGGACCGCTATGCCCTCGACAGTCTATTTGAAGAACGGGGCCACGATGCTATTGCCAGCGCCATGCGGCAACAACATGCCGTGGAACGGGGAAACTTAGGGTTCCGGGTGGTCGCGTTCGACCTTAACCAGGCTCAAGAGTTCCTAGCAACTGACGAACAAGCTGTCGCCAATGCCTTAGCCCAAACGGTCTCCGGTAATGACGTGGCCCAACGCGCTTACTTGGGGGCGGCCATTCACCAGATTGCGGATCAATATCGCCTTATCGATGGTTATAACGACATCTTGGCGCGGGGCGTTCGTGGCGACCAAGAAATTCGGCTCAAGATTTCGTTAGCCCCCGTCAACGTGGACCAAGCCGTCATTGATGAAGCTTGCGATGCCCACCTGACGGAACGGCCAGCACTGACCGCAGAAGTCGAAAAGCGGTTGACCAAGCTAGCCAGTGACGTGGCGATTGCGAATGATGATGACCAGTTCATGGATGAAGCTTACCAGTTGCTGGATATTCGGCAGTGGTCCGAGTTCAAGATTTGGATTCATCGTCGTCAGAGTCCCGTGGATGCATTCGAAGAAGTCGACGATAAGTTCGTTCAATCTGGCGGATTCGGGGCGGAAAAAGCTCAGGCGATGGTGTTGCCATTGCTACTGGTTCCCAAGATGATCCTGCAACGGTCTCGCCAAGCCGACGTGCCGCACCTGGTCATGTTTGACGAATTTGCGGACAAATTGGATCCCGAAACAGCTAAATCGTTTGCGCAGACCATCGACCACTTTGGCTTCAACTTTATCGCGACCATGCCTAGTGGCGCCCAGAATAAGGTTTTAGCCGACGGCGTTGAGAACATCGCGTATGACGTCATTGCACCGACTACGCAAGAAGACGGGCGCTTCCATAAAAACATCGTTCGCCCGGCCTTAGTTTGGCAGGCGAGAACCCATGACTGA
- a CDS encoding DUF2399 domain-containing protein has product MTDFLAAYQHATHRPAPLDANRLAPLFAQIAADHLLPPRGQQAVNAGFTAHTLSDAHENPPIYHYYQWALANCLAEHPVHELSAQLVGNSFVCVNLFQTDLPQPLTLNPWQVSAMADFPLMTNCAVMIENNGVFAWLHHRHPNWPLIDQAGNDFNSTANRLLQRLVHRGVAVTYLGDLDSPGIQIAERVQRLIPQVPADELFALQLPQRVFAWLVQYGKPDTKRTKQQTVQTPLLQEALTSIHTLGKFVEQEQLIAAYEDLIPAWLAQHAPKLES; this is encoded by the coding sequence ATGACTGACTTTCTAGCGGCCTACCAGCACGCCACACACCGCCCAGCCCCGCTGGATGCCAATCGGTTAGCACCGTTGTTTGCTCAAATCGCGGCGGACCACTTGTTACCGCCGCGTGGGCAACAAGCCGTCAATGCTGGCTTTACAGCGCACACTCTCAGCGATGCACACGAGAATCCGCCCATTTATCACTACTACCAGTGGGCGCTGGCCAACTGTTTAGCCGAGCATCCGGTTCACGAACTTAGCGCACAACTTGTGGGGAACTCATTTGTTTGTGTTAATCTCTTCCAGACGGATCTCCCACAACCACTAACACTTAACCCCTGGCAGGTCTCGGCCATGGCCGATTTCCCTTTAATGACCAATTGCGCGGTTATGATCGAAAATAATGGGGTCTTTGCGTGGCTCCATCACCGGCATCCGAACTGGCCACTAATCGACCAAGCCGGTAATGACTTTAACAGTACCGCCAACCGCTTATTACAGCGGTTAGTTCATCGCGGGGTGGCTGTGACGTATCTGGGCGACCTAGATAGTCCCGGAATTCAAATTGCGGAGCGGGTCCAACGGCTCATCCCCCAAGTCCCGGCTGACGAACTCTTCGCGTTACAACTGCCGCAACGGGTCTTCGCATGGCTGGTTCAATATGGCAAGCCGGATACCAAGCGAACTAAGCAGCAGACTGTCCAAACGCCGCTCCTACAGGAAGCCCTGACTTCCATTCACACGCTCGGTAAGTTCGTGGAACAAGAACAGTTGATAGCCGCTTACGAAGACTTGATTCCTGCTTGGTTGGCCCAACACGCACCTAAACTTGAGTCCTAA